ggaactctcttgctttttgcatgatccagaagatgttggcaatttgatctctggttcctctgcattttctaaaaccagtttgaacatcaggaagtttagggttcacgtattgctgaagcctggcatggagaattttgagcattgctttactaatgtgtgagatgagtgcaattgtgcagtagtgtgagcattctttggcattgcctttctttgggattggaatgaaaactgaccttttccagtcctgtggcccctgctgagttttccaaatttgctgatatattgagtgcagtactttcacagcatcatctttcaagatttgaaatagctcaactgaaattccctcacctccactagctttgttcatagtgatgctttctaacgctcatttgactgcacattccaggatgacttcaggctctactacaaagccacagtcattaagacagtatggtactggcacaaagacagaaatatagatcaatgaaacgaaatagaaagcccagagataaatccacgcacctatggacaccttatctttgacaaaggagtcaagagtatacaatggagaaaagaccatctttttaacaagtggtgctgggaaaattggtcaaccacttgtaaaagaatgaaactagaacacttcctaacaccatacacaaaaataaactcaaaatgggttaaagatctaaatgtaaggccagaaactattaaactcctagaggaaaacataggcaaaacacactctgacataaaccacagcaggatcgtCTATGACTCACTTCCTggaattttggaaataaaagcaaaaataaacaagtggaacctaattaaacttaaaagcttctgcacagcaaaggaaactattagcaaggtgaaaaaacagccttcagaatggggagaataatagcaaatgaagcaacacacaaagaattaatctcaaaaatatacaagcaactcctgcagctcaattcgaGAAacataaacgacccaatcaaaaagttggccaaagaactaaacaggcatttctccaaagaagacatacagatggctaacaaacacatgaaaagatgctcaacatcactcattatcagagaaatgaacatcaaaaccacaatgaggtaccatttcttgCCTTTCAGAATgcctgctatccaaaagtctacaagcagtaaatgctggagagggtgtggagaaatctgtaactcagtatatatatatatatatatatatataggtttataATCTGAGGGATAATCAAATGTATTCTAACCTGTATTCTAGGAGTGGGATATTAGGTTATGTTTATTAACAATTTACCTTCTCAAATCCATGTGCTGTTAGCATTCCTGTGTATTTCTGCTCATTATACGTAATCTCAGATGCAcacatttttatctttatatatgaataaatgagacatatatacatttattataatttaaaatgacaTATGAAATATAAGTAATAATTATCCTCATTTgactattataaattatttttattcaaattcaATTTGttcattgattattttattttttgatgatgtACATAGAAGACAATCCAGGATCTCTATGATGTAAATAAATCTATTGAATGTTAAAAAGTAACTGAAATAAGcaaaagagaaattaggaaaGTTAAAGAGAGTTTTGTAAGCAGTATATTCAAAGGACATGAAAGACTTATAGGTTACAGAATATTGCACTATACTTTCACTAGAAACATCACCATTCAAATCATAGAATCATCTCATGCTGCTTTATCCAAGTAAGATCATCAAATGCATGTAGTCAAACAATGTCTCTTAATCAAAacataatacacattttaaacaaatttgtGGAAAATGAGCCAAGTGAAAGACAGGCAAGACCCTTATTTTTCATAGAGTAGACTTTATATGTAAGGAGACAAAAACAACTAGAATATGTTCATTTATTAATGTGTTCAGAGCACTCAGTTTAACTGGTGCACAGAAGTCAATCTGTAAATATATGTTGAAATCATTTATCCTTGCATTTGCCTCTGAGAAAACTTAtaaaaaatgtcaatgttcatagCCTCATTCAAGGAATCACATAGCAAAATGAACTTAAGAAAAGGTATTACATAGTTTTTTCCATAGTCTATGAACAGcatattttacatctttgttCCTCAAGCTGTAGATCAAGGGATTTAACATGGGGGTAATTAGTGTGTAAAATATAGATGCTACTTTATCAGCATCAAAGGAATGGCTGGACTCTGGCTGAACATACATAAATATCAAAGTTCCATAGAACACTGCCACCACGGTCAAGTGGGATCCACATGTAGAGAAAGCCCTGTGCCTGCCTTTATCAGAGTTCATCCTGAGAATAGCTGTAAGAATAAGCAGGTAAGACACAAGAACTATTAGCAGggatgaaattaaattaaaacctgCAAAGATCAGAATAATCAGTTCAATTTCACGTGTATTTGAACAAAGCAAAGATATCAAACAGAGACAGTCACAGTAGAAATGTCTGATGACATTGTAGCCACAGAaggataaattaaatatttttatagtgaCTAGAAGAGACACAAATGTGCTATAGACATAGGAGATTGCCACCAGCATCCAGCATGCCTTTTTTGACATGATGACTGTGTAGAGAAGAGGgttacagatggccacatagcggtcataggaCATTGCTGCCAGAATGAAAAGCTCACTAATAATGAACATAATGTAGAAAGCTCCCTGAATGGCACAAAAATTgtataagattttattttgatccacaaGAAAATTTACCAACATTTTGGGTCCCACAGTTGTTGAATAACCCAGATCAGTAAGAGCCAGGTGCCTGAGAAAGAAGTACATGGGTGTCTGCAGCCTCGAGTCTACCTTAGTGAGGATGACCATGCCCAAGTTGCCCACCACTGAGGTCATGTAGATGATGAGGAAGAGCCCAAACAATGGAGCCTGCAGTTCAGGGCGGTCTGTGATTCCCATGAGGATGAATTCACTCAGCACTGTTTGATTGAGCTTTTCCATCAAGGTTTATCAGAAAATCTATTCCAGATAAAGATATCAGCATAGTCAGTAGTTGTCATATAGTATCATCTGGTAGGGTTTAGTACCCAAAGCTAGTACAAATATGACAAATTTCTAattcatgatattttaaaataatcctaACTGCCACACTAAATATATATAACaatgatagatagatgatagacaaTCAGTGATGATAGAGATAGGGgtggcaataaaaataaatcaatggttTTTCAACTGGTGAAAAGCTGTCCTCCAAATAACCTTGATAATCTTTTGAGAGATTTGGATACAGGAATTGCAGATAGTGGAGGGAGGCTACTGCTGGCATGTAATGGTTAGAGTCTAGTGATGCTGCTGGAACGAACCACTCCCCCATCAGCATAAAAACCaaaaattgtgtatatgtaccacagctttagagccgattatacagagtgaagtaagccataaagaaaaacaccaatacagtatactaacacatatatatggaatttaggaagatggcaatgacgaccctgtatgcaagacagggaaagagacacagatgtgtataatggacttttggactcagagggagggagagggtgggatgatttgggagaatgacattctaacatgtatactatcatgtaagaattgaatcgccagtctatgtctgatgcaggatacagcatgcttggagctggtgcatggggatgacccagagagatgttatgaggagggaggtgggaggggggttcatgtttgggaacgcatgtaagaattaaagattttaaaatttaaaaaaataaataaataaataaaattaattaaaaaaaaaaaaagaaaacacacacacacacacacacacacacacaaaaaaaatttacCAAACCCAAAATGTCAATAGGGCCAAGATTCACAAAGACTTTCATAGACAGATATAAATAGATACAAAGATATAggaggtaaaaatgaaaaaaacacagTTAAtactttgtatattaattttacagATGATTATTAAACTTTTAGTATGTCATTTATATAATGATAACATAATTGGGGCATTCCAGGCTCAGCTGTAAAAAATCTTTCTGCTAGTGCAAGAGACatagttcgatccttgggttgtgaagaccccctagagaagaaaatgacaatcccttctagtatttttgcctggtaaATCCTGAGGACAGAAGCCTtgttggactacagtccatggggttgcaaaagattaAGGCATGACAGTaactaaaaatcaataataacATAATTACATTATCACATAAcagtccctgatggctcagatggtaaagaatctgcctgcaatgtggaagatctaggttcaatccctgggtcaggaagattccatggagaaggaaatggttactcactctaatgttcttgcctggagaattccatgggcagaagctacagtctatggggccacagattcagacacaactgaacaattaaCACTAACTAACTAATATGTTAGTTACATAAAAAAACTGAACCCAAATTTTAATACTCCATGGAAATATTAAAGCAGTTTATAGTAAAAGTCATGCGAGACCCTTTGCAAATGCAGATGGTGCAGGAGGAAGCAATTAACACTATTGATACAGGACATAAGCTTTCAGAAGGAAACTCTAACAGACTGTAGTAGAAACTACTTGTATATATCCTAGGAAATACTCCAGGAAATAGACATGGATAGATAGAGTCAGCCATACATAcaattgtggtatatatataaaggaatactttggaaaaaaatgatataacTAATCTTACTCTATTTTTCCGTACTGGAAAAATCAACTCTTCCTTTTTTTGCAGAGTTTCTGGGAAGACAGAGGAGAATTAAATGTTTCAGGGTGTCAGTAGTATTTGGAAATATGCCTCAAATATCATGTATTTAGTGTGTTCTTAGTGTGTTTATTTGAGGGTTGATTatctgattattatttttaagactatgcattttgagaaaaatatatgtatttgtttcagATTCTCCTGAAAACTGAATATGTTATATATCATAATATCACTGTAAACCTGAATACTTGAGAGATTCCTAACCACCAAAAATGTTTTTTCATGTCAATGTAAAGTAGAAATGCCCATCTTTGCttattaaaatatcagaaaaaaatcaaatttacagatttttaaaaatttgtattaattccctggtagcttagctggtaaataatctgcctgcaatgtaggagtccctggtttgaatcctgggtcaggaagatctgctggagaaagagtAG
This portion of the Capra hircus breed San Clemente chromosome 15, ASM170441v1, whole genome shotgun sequence genome encodes:
- the LOC102178841 gene encoding olfactory receptor 8K3-like, with the translated sequence MEKLNQTVLSEFILMGITDRPELQAPLFGLFLIIYMTSVVGNLGMVILTKVDSRLQTPMYFFLRHLALTDLGYSTTVGPKMLVNFLVDQNKILYNFCAIQGAFYIMFIISELFILAAMSYDRYVAICNPLLYTVIMSKKACWMLVAISYVYSTFVSLLVTIKIFNLSFCGYNVIRHFYCDCLCLISLLCSNTREIELIILIFAGFNLISSLLIVLVSYLLILTAILRMNSDKGRHRAFSTCGSHLTVVAVFYGTLIFMYVQPESSHSFDADKVASIFYTLITPMLNPLIYSLRNKDVKYAVHRLWKKLCNTFS